Proteins encoded by one window of Sulfurospirillum barnesii SES-3:
- a CDS encoding cytochrome b gives MNVKLSNFNILLYTGTIMVLLCLLLLVSGIFLAMHYIPDAAQAFESVHTTIMHDVAYGWLWRSMHAVGSTLFFLLLYIHLLGMLYFGFYKHGKTKYWYNGMVLYFCCMVIGFTGYVLPMGQMSYWAAQVITSLLEYIPGAGEDIMLWVRGDFSVSGITLLRFYTLHIVVMPLLIVIMVLVHVDFMKWYATTKLSWNRKGLHVSKEERFSKHALPPKESKPFFSNAVLKPLLACTLFLAFFFYCVFFQSSIAFDALNLTPANPSDTPAHIYPEWYFLWMLQLLKSFFFDIGFIKGSYIGMASLVVVNAGLLFMPLLDKNPRRIPAHQRPYFSVWFWALVLSLVALSILGKLPTTELTLWLGFVFSTLMMVLFIVLPFLSQKETHAKS, from the coding sequence ATGAATGTAAAACTGAGCAATTTCAACATCCTCCTCTACACAGGTACCATTATGGTGCTCTTGTGCCTTTTGCTTTTGGTTTCAGGCATTTTTTTGGCAATGCACTACATCCCTGATGCCGCTCAAGCGTTTGAGAGTGTGCACACAACCATTATGCACGACGTAGCGTACGGTTGGTTGTGGCGAAGCATGCATGCGGTGGGTTCAACCCTTTTCTTTTTACTGCTCTACATTCATCTTTTGGGCATGCTCTATTTTGGATTTTACAAACACGGTAAAACGAAGTATTGGTACAACGGCATGGTGCTCTACTTTTGCTGTATGGTGATTGGTTTTACAGGGTACGTGCTTCCAATGGGGCAAATGAGCTACTGGGCGGCACAGGTGATTACCAGTTTGTTGGAGTATATCCCAGGGGCTGGGGAAGATATTATGCTCTGGGTGCGAGGCGATTTTAGCGTGAGTGGCATTACGCTTCTTCGTTTTTACACGCTGCATATTGTGGTTATGCCGTTACTCATTGTCATAATGGTTTTGGTACACGTCGACTTTATGAAATGGTACGCAACCACCAAACTTTCATGGAATCGAAAAGGGTTACATGTAAGCAAAGAGGAGCGTTTTAGCAAACATGCCCTCCCCCCAAAAGAGTCAAAACCCTTTTTCTCCAATGCCGTTTTAAAACCGCTTTTGGCGTGCACACTCTTTTTGGCATTCTTTTTTTATTGTGTCTTTTTTCAAAGCTCCATTGCCTTTGACGCTCTAAACCTCACCCCTGCCAATCCCTCCGATACCCCAGCACATATCTATCCTGAGTGGTATTTTTTGTGGATGCTGCAACTGCTGAAAAGTTTTTTCTTTGACATCGGATTTATCAAAGGCTCTTACATTGGTATGGCTTCGTTGGTGGTGGTGAATGCAGGACTACTCTTTATGCCACTTTTAGATAAAAACCCAAGGCGTATTCCAGCACACCAACGCCCCTACTTTTCGGTGTGGTTCTGGGCATTGGTGCTCTCTTTGGTTGCACTGAGTATTTTGGGCAAACTTCCCACGACAGAGCTGACGTTGTGGTTGGGATTTGTTTTTTCAACCCTGATGATGGTACTTTTTATTGTTTTACCGTTTTTATCTCAAAAGGAAACCCATGCCAAATCTTAA
- a CDS encoding ubiquinol-cytochrome c reductase iron-sulfur subunit, protein MDRNRRIVNYSLIALAGSGVYFSVETMFKSLEPPKKARLDAATFIDTTTLPLNEISFFTWQKKPLFILKKDASLALDAKRDIHIGDYFYTVMIGICTHLGCVPKYESKEKKFICPCHNGQFDQNGIALSGPVSKPLVIPPFKIEGEMLIVGEVGEAYLSLMERAHA, encoded by the coding sequence ATGGATAGAAACCGTAGGATTGTGAATTATTCGCTAATAGCCTTGGCTGGAAGCGGTGTTTATTTTAGCGTAGAGACCATGTTTAAATCTTTAGAACCACCTAAAAAAGCCCGTTTGGATGCAGCGACGTTTATTGACACAACCACCCTCCCCCTTAATGAAATTTCCTTTTTCACATGGCAAAAAAAGCCCCTTTTTATTCTCAAAAAAGATGCCTCTTTGGCGTTAGATGCAAAGCGTGATATTCACATTGGTGACTATTTTTACACGGTGATGATAGGCATTTGTACGCATCTAGGCTGTGTCCCAAAGTATGAAAGCAAAGAAAAAAAGTTTATTTGTCCCTGCCACAACGGACAATTTGACCAAAATGGCATTGCCCTTTCAGGTCCCGTGAGTAAACCCCTCGTCATTCCTCCTTTTAAAATAGAGGGTGAAATGCTCATTGTGGGTGAAGTGGGCGAAGCCTATTTGAGCCTGATGGAAAGGGCGCACGCATGA